A window from Prochlorococcus marinus str. GP2 encodes these proteins:
- a CDS encoding DUF1499 domain-containing protein — MKILFLAILICSSLLFPSSSYASHVELKPCVEIAHCVREEWEVNNIEKPFEEIKTFIENTPRTEIVEIDGDYLHAEATSKWMKYVDDLEVSFLPESNLLSIRSESRVGESDLGVNQKRVDLLKSKMF; from the coding sequence ATGAAAATACTTTTTTTAGCAATTTTAATTTGTTCAAGCTTATTATTTCCTTCTTCATCATATGCCTCACATGTAGAACTAAAACCTTGTGTAGAGATTGCTCATTGTGTACGAGAAGAATGGGAGGTTAACAATATTGAGAAACCTTTTGAAGAGATTAAAACATTTATCGAAAACACTCCAAGAACCGAGATTGTAGAAATTGATGGTGATTATCTTCATGCTGAGGCAACTAGTAAATGGATGAAGTATGTAGACGACTTAGAAGTATCCTTTCTACCTGAATCAAACCTCTTATCAATAAGATCAGAATCAAGAGTTGGAGAAAGTGATTTAGGAGTGAATCAAAAAAGAGTTGATTTACTAAAATCAAAAATGTTTTAA
- a CDS encoding OsmC family protein, translated as MTKVKCSYLGNLNCEAIHLQSGSIIRTDAPLDHCGKGESFSPTDLLATSLGTCLLTIMAIKAKSKGFDLKGIYLNIEKVMTQNSERKIKELIIDIFIPESTSNETIDFLKKASKECPVTRNLSQEIDIKISWHHE; from the coding sequence ATGACTAAAGTTAAATGTTCATATTTAGGAAATTTAAACTGTGAGGCTATTCATCTACAGTCTGGAAGTATTATTAGAACTGATGCACCTTTAGATCACTGCGGTAAAGGTGAAAGTTTTTCCCCAACTGATTTATTAGCAACATCTCTAGGTACTTGCCTACTAACAATTATGGCAATTAAAGCTAAATCGAAAGGATTTGATTTGAAAGGTATATATTTAAATATTGAAAAAGTAATGACACAAAATAGCGAGAGGAAGATAAAAGAACTAATAATAGATATTTTTATACCAGAGAGCACTTCTAATGAAACTATTGATTTTTTGAAAAAAGCTTCCAAAGAATGTCCAGTCACAAGAAATTTATCTCAAGAAATAGATATTAAAATTAGTTGGCATCATGAATAA
- a CDS encoding PAP/fibrillin family protein gives MKEIGEIKSNIYKIAAVTDRGQRLNKLISPMYEEKANEMDELIDDLKDFSFEISEKLLSGEWELIFSNVELFRSSPFFLAIEKALNDEFKSNLFFKLHQLQVGSFGISTIGRIAQKIDFDKKEFISTFDTTIFGLTTIPILGWFKLLPTFGGRVITLASDLVLRNNLLDMNLQKTKVSKVDGLNKIPLFSELLMDRWYPVKEVWNKLPWNKESPNCQISIVYLDEEMRIMQDMYGSIFIYIRPSISLLNSNKIFND, from the coding sequence ATGAAAGAGATTGGAGAGATAAAGTCAAATATATATAAAATAGCTGCTGTTACAGATAGAGGGCAAAGATTAAATAAATTAATTTCTCCTATGTATGAGGAAAAAGCTAATGAAATGGATGAATTGATTGATGATCTTAAAGACTTTAGTTTTGAAATATCAGAAAAATTATTGTCTGGAGAGTGGGAATTGATTTTTTCTAATGTTGAATTATTTCGAAGTTCTCCCTTCTTCCTGGCTATTGAAAAGGCATTAAATGATGAGTTCAAAAGTAATCTTTTTTTTAAATTACATCAATTGCAAGTAGGGTCCTTTGGAATATCAACAATTGGGAGAATTGCTCAAAAGATTGATTTTGACAAAAAAGAATTTATATCTACTTTTGACACTACAATATTTGGGCTCACAACAATTCCTATCTTAGGTTGGTTCAAATTATTGCCTACTTTTGGTGGAAGAGTAATAACTTTAGCAAGTGATTTGGTTTTAAGAAACAATTTGCTTGATATGAACTTACAAAAAACAAAAGTTTCCAAAGTTGATGGACTTAATAAGATTCCATTATTTAGTGAATTACTTATGGATAGGTGGTATCCGGTTAAAGAGGTTTGGAATAAATTACCTTGGAATAAAGAATCGCCAAATTGCCAGATTTCAATTGTATATTTAGACGAAGAGATGAGAATTATGCAGGATATGTATGGGTCTATTTTTATTTATATAAGGCCTTCAATTTCCTTGTTGAATTCAAATAAAATCTTTAATGATTAA
- a CDS encoding Nif11 family protein encodes MSDKDLSNFLKKIEQLNQIAELINNNPSKKLSLSKCKNHDEVIRLTTEWGFDIGKRWGEY; translated from the coding sequence ATGTCAGATAAAGATCTAAGTAATTTTCTCAAAAAAATAGAGCAACTTAATCAAATTGCTGAGCTAATAAATAATAATCCTAGTAAAAAGTTATCCCTTTCAAAATGCAAGAATCATGATGAAGTAATTAGATTAACCACTGAATGGGGGTTTGATATTGGTAAAAGGTGGGGAGAATATTAA